Proteins co-encoded in one Rhopalosiphum maidis isolate BTI-1 chromosome 2, ASM367621v3, whole genome shotgun sequence genomic window:
- the LOC113554630 gene encoding crossover junction endonuclease MUS81, with protein sequence MSQRAAKNKSRKSPNPLFEKWISEWLKEATEKGLEVRHGYQRALSSLRKCPLPFKSGKECLILKFFGPKLCAKLDKQLEQHNKQISTVSDADEGITADISKNTKIVSVLKPSTSNQSNQNQNPIISLTHNDFPKNNHTAVVENEKIVLWPNEFTVMLLIDTGESSSLRKTNLDKVISELSSLNVTFEMRRLSVGDFAWICRDRSGKELMLPYILERKRLDDLSGSIQDGRFHEQKFRLKQCGLENKIYLVENEKKYHGLPISHLQQALANTEVIDGFTIVRTDNHLESMKYIANFSNILTNMFKDKMLTTHIDEVDSGYGNSSNIVKLISFKTFSSSSAKNKNMTVRDMLIRQLLQIRGLSVHKAFAIVEQYPSPRLLVNAFKRSGNPLLLSNISYGIPIKTVGPAISKTLFQIYYANDNRV encoded by the exons atgtcacaGAGGGCtgccaaaaataaaagtcGCAAATCACCAAATCCGTTGTTTGAAAAATGGATTTCAGAATGGTTAAAAGAAGCTACTGAAAAAGGTTTGGAAGTCCGTCATGGTTATCAACGT gcatTAAGTTCATTGCGAAAATGTCCATTGCCATTTAAGAGCGGAAAAGAAtgtttaattctaaaattttttggTCCAAAATTATGTGCTAAATTAGATAAGCAGCTTGAACAGCACAATAAGCAGATATCTACAGTTTCag ATGCAGATGAAGGTATTACAGCtgacatttctaaaaatacaaaaattgtcaGTGTTTTAAAACCTTCAACAAGTAATCAAagtaatcaaaatcaaaatccaATTATTTCTCTTACTCATAATGATTTTcct aaaaataaccaTACAGCTGTGGTAGAAAATGAGAAGATAGTTTTGTGGCCAAATGAATTTACTGTAATGTTGTTAATTGATACAGGCGAATCTAGTAGTTTACG aaAAACCAATCTAGACAAAGTCATTTCAGAATTGTCATCTTTAAATGTGACTTTTGAAATGAGACGATTGAGTGTTGGAGATTTTGCTTGGATTTGTCGTGATAGAAGTGGAAAAGAGCTTATGTTACCATATATACTTGAACGAAAACGATTAGATGATTTATCAGGTAGCATTCAGGACGGCCGTTTTCACGAGCagaaa TTTAGATTAAAACAATGTggacttgaaaataaaatctatctagttgagaatgaaaaaaaatatcatggaTTACCAATATCTCATTTACAACAAGCATTGGCAAACACTGAGGTCATAGATGGATTTACAATTGTGAGAACAGATAATCATTTGGAGTCTATGAAATATATTGCAAACTTCTctaatatacttacaaatatGTTTAAG gaCAAAATGCTTACAACTCATATTGATGAAGTCGATTCCGGCTATGGAAACTCctcaaatattgtaaaacttatatcttttaaaactttttcctCGAGCTCTGCAAAAAACAAG aacATGACTGTACGAGATATGCTGATTCGACAATTACTTCAGATCCGAGGTTTGTCTGTTCATAAAGCATTTGCAATTGTTGAACAATATCCTAGTCCGAGATTACTtgtaaatgcatttaaaagaTCAGGTAATCcacttttattatcaaatatatcttATGGTATACCAATCAAAACAGTCGGTCCGGCCATCAGCAAGACATTGTTTCAAATATACTATGCAAATGACAAtcgtgtataa